A segment of the Bacillus licheniformis DSM 13 = ATCC 14580 genome:
ACCTCCATCGAAACGACCGTTACCGAGCAAAAGCAATATTTTTTAAGCGGGGCAACACTAGCTGTTGAAAATCGTCTGGAACAGCTCAACATTCTAAAAGATGCTGTAAAAAAGAATGAACGGAACATACTTGAGGCCCTTCAGAAAGATCTTAATAAATCAGAGCACGAAGCCTATATGACGGAAATAGGCATTGTACTGGAAGAAATCCGCTTCATCAGCAGACGATTAAAAAAATGGGCCAAACCGAAAAAGGCCAAAACGGCCGTTTCGCACATCGGTTCAAAAAGCATCGTCATTCCTGAGCCTTACGGCACGGTTCTGATCATCGCGCCATGGAACTATCCGTTTCAGCTTGCCGTCTCGCCCCTGATCGGCGCACTTGCTGCGGGGAATACCGCCGTCATCAAACCGTCTGAGCTTGCTCCCGCCGTATCAACCGTTATATCCGAGATGATCAAAGATATCTTTCCGCCCGAATATGTGTCCGTTATTGAAGGGGGAGTGAAGACAAACCAAGAGCTCTTGCGGCAAAAATTTGACTATATCTTTTTTACGGGCAGTGTTCCCGTAGGCAAAGTTGTCATGGAAGCCGCGGCAAAACAGCTTATTCCAGTCACCCTCGAGCTTGGCGGAAAAAGCCCCTGCATCGTGCACAAGGATGCTGATCTCAAGCTTGCGGCTCAAAGGATTGTTTTCGGAAAGCTGACAAACGCAGGACAGACTTGCATTGCGCCTGACTATCTGCTCGTACACAAAGATGTAAAAAATGAGCT
Coding sequences within it:
- a CDS encoding aldehyde dehydrogenase, which encodes MAERTTSIETTVTEQKQYFLSGATLAVENRLEQLNILKDAVKKNERNILEALQKDLNKSEHEAYMTEIGIVLEEIRFISRRLKKWAKPKKAKTAVSHIGSKSIVIPEPYGTVLIIAPWNYPFQLAVSPLIGALAAGNTAVIKPSELAPAVSTVISEMIKDIFPPEYVSVIEGGVKTNQELLRQKFDYIFFTGSVPVGKVVMEAAAKQLIPVTLELGGKSPCIVHKDADLKLAAQRIVFGKLTNAGQTCIAPDYLLVHKDVKNELMRALKQSIQTFYGEKPESHLAYGKIISKRHFERLIRFLQNENIVTGGTYQKDALKIAPSIIDEPDWESPVMQEEIFGPILPVIGYETIEDVIQMVQSRPKPLALYLFTNEKTVQRHILSRISFGGGCINDTLMHTATPYLPFGGVGESGIGSYHGYHSFKTFSHEKSVLKQTNLFDISFRYPSSKNGLRIIKKLLR